TTactaaatacatattttttttgtctCATTATGGGAATCACTGCAAGAAAGATGTATAAACTAAACTGTGTCCCAGCTACACGCTGCTCTAAATAGTGCCTTGCAGAGATGTAAAAAGGGACAAAAACAAAGcagaaaaaaagctctaaatcctGTCTCTTTAATACACAGTATTGTAAACCCTCCAGTGATCATTGTAATGGTATATAAAGCAATGAACTGGATGTGAAAGCCCTTCTACGTGTGGAAATGATGCAGTCCCATTTTAAACTCAGGGGCTCTGGTGCTACAAAGATGAAAAACAAACTTCTAAATACTAAACCCTTTTCCTGTGTTCCAATGTATAAACAAAAAGAATAACTTACTGTATATGATGCTCACTAGGCCTCTTGTGAACAAGTAAAAAGGCTGTTTAAGACATGAGAACAAAAAATGTCAATCCTTCAAAATATCAGGAAAGACATTCAATACTATTTAAAATACAGACCGCTTTATTTTGTTACTTTAACTAAATGGTAAACCGTCTGTTACGAGACTGCAACTGTAAAAGGCTCCCGGACATCATTATCAAGCCAACGGCCAAGAAATACTAGACAATGCTAAAGATCGGAGGCCTGCATCTTCCACTTGTGATTCTTCAAGTTGTTAAACAAGTTACATGCTTCCTTAGAGTGACAAGAAAAGGTCTATGCAGCCTTCTTTCTTTAGGTTGAAGAAATCCAAGGAGCAATTCACTATTATGCAATGGAGACGGGGGGAGGGAACTGAATTTTATCCAACAAGTAACCAAGAAACAGAAGCACCCAACAGTAGTTTTCTTGTTGCCCAATGGCACAGAAGGGGACAAAATTTACTTCGCACCATGAAGTCCTCGCCTTCTTCAgatcatatatacagaacagtaaATAAAAagcagtttttttgttgttgtttttttacatattggcATTATTCTTGGGAATTAAGATCCTCTTTCCTCAGGCTACCAATCCTACAAAGGGTAACCAGTGTTATTTCACAGAAGCAAGTGTCCCTTGATTTCTGCCTGCAACCCAAGCTGTAAAGGTGTCTCTGGAAGAAAGAACAAGAAAACAAATGAAAAACATAACAATgaaacatggggggagatttatcaaaacctgtccagaggaaaagttgctgagttgccaaaagcaaccaatccgatcacttctttcatttttcagaggccttttcaaaaacgaaagcagcgatctgattggttcctatgggcaacttagcaacttttcctctggacaggttttgataaatctcccacaagttGTGCATTAGCTATATGGAAGGAACAGCATACAGGCTTCTGCAAGTTTGTATACAATGATCTATGTACGGGACAGCCTGTAACTTACTTACCTACAATGTTTCACCACACACTCATTGCTGCAATACTCATTATCCCAATCCTTACAATCTATAGGGGGATTCTCACATCCAGAACGTATGCACCGTGGCTGGGGAGATGGGCTGTGAGGGGGAGAACCACTCACTAGTTCAACATCCATTTGCGAAGGGGGAGACTCCTAGAGAAAATAATCACCATTTACTTAcaagaaaccatacaaaaaaaaagggacGCTGCAAAACTAAACAAAACCCATAATATGCTGAAATCACACCTTCAGTTTTAATGTAGTTCTTATATGCTAAAgctagaagtggatccagcatggaCTTTACACCATCAAAAACCGCATTTGTGCTTCCAGCCCAAAAGGTACAATGTAAAACAAGAGTGGGTTTTACCTCCCCAAGAAATATGTTGCAAACtaatttgagggggggggggggggggggtgagcatgtTTCACATTATAATATTTAAAGAGCATGCATTAGAACAGTACTTTAGACTGTACATAGACATTCATTTATAACTTTTTAAAAACACATGTACAGTCTGAAGACTATATCACAcgatagccctcatttactaatgtcaacccgactttttttgtcgggttgtgcgaacaaatttgtgtcgcatagcccatgcaacacaaatttggtcgcacaacccgacaaaatatatcatcactccgagtgGTTTTTAACCGcatcaaaatgggcgtggttatcacaaaaaggggcgtgttccagaCAAAACActgagtatgatgaaaaactcacaggaaaacctgtgaatttttcttcactaaaacccaacagctctgagctgtcgggaaattactaGAAACCGACTGAATCCTACCTccctcatggaacagactctgttccatgttgggggtagtagtacaggggctaaggggctgatcgcatcgggtctcacttctgagagttATTAagcaggcggcatgctccgctccccagcgatgtgtttcactttcattttcaaattccccagCGGGATCCTTGAATAgcccgtactgaggagccattcagggatccctgcgagctgcggttaggaaagatatatagaatcgctgggggtattgtatatgtccccacagcttctctatatcttgccccctgcttagccatatgtcttgtcccccgccacagcgcatgtgtacatacatatatatatatatataccccccgcacagcgctattatataccccccgcagcacatgtgtacatgtatataccccccgcacagcgctatcatatacttgtgtacatatatatataccccccgcatagcgctattacataccccccgcagcgcatgtagatatatattatatatgccccacacagcgcatctatatacgtatgcctctgaagtgcaatcaatgactaatgcagtggtctccaacttgcagacctccagatgttgcaaagctacaactcccagtatttacggacagccgttggctgtctgggcattatggtagttgtagttttgcaacatctggaggtccgcaggttggagaccactcgcTTAAGAGGCATACAAATagagaagcgaagtggggagcagacatatagcgttatctggtccccacttcgcttctatacacagtccttagcaaacaccacagctgccccatcgcctcccccatccctggtgttataattacctgttcccgaccTGGGTCCACGATCATTCTGGCTTCAGCGATGTTGCtatgcgctgtcactgtgcgcactgacggtgacgtcacgatgTGCGCTGAggactgtgtatagaagcgaagtggggaccagataacgctatatgtctgctccccacttcgcttctgtATAAGTATGCCTTTTAAGcgagtggtctcaaacctgcggacctccagatgttgcaagttggagaccactgcgattagtcattgatagcacttcagaggcatatgtatatagatgcgctgtgcggggcatatataatatctacatgcgctgcggggggtatatatatatatatatatatatatatatatatatatatatatatatatatatatatatatacacacgcgatgtgggggggtatatatatatatatatatatatatatatatatatatatatatacacacacacacacacacacacacacgtgctgcagggggtatatgatagcgctgtgctggGGGCATATACACAATTTACCCtgcgacacaatttccaacccgtgCGACACAATTTTTTCCCcccgtgcgacacattagtaaatcagggagaaaaatacacagTAAATGAGGTAACACTGAGAAATAAACtggacactcttagtaaatgagggccaatattacTGTTCAGCTCAGTCTTCCTCATAAACATGCTTCTTCAGACTTGCCAAAGTCCCTCTCTTACTGCCTTAACTAGCCAAAAGCATACAACAGCAAACACTTTCACAGAAAAATCTTTTCTAGAATGTTGCAACCAAGTAAGCCAGTAATTGAAACTTACTTCTTGAACCACTTCCGTTAACACTTCCACATGCTCAGGTGAGACAGAGACCTCTGGAGAGGTGGGTACATTGATAATTGGGATTGTTTTTGCTTGGACTTGAACAGTCTGTGGTTGGGGTTGCAGAGGAGGGGGTATGATCTTTATCTGCAGAGGAGGAGGTTGGTGCATACTAAGCCGCACCTTCTGCATGGGCTGCAAAGGTGGGGGCGACTGAAGGATAGTGATAGATGGCTGCTGTGCGGGGGCCATCTGCTGCAGACGTGGTGGCTGCTGCATTTGTTGTAACGGAGGAGGCTGTAAGCGTGGGGGCAACTGCATTGCTGCCTGAAATACAGAACGTGTAATCCGCGCCTGTGGGCTGGGCTGTAACTGATGAAGAGGAAGGCCTCTTGAAGTTACCATTGTGGCTGGGATTACGGTCACCATGCCTTGAGACATTGCAATAGATGTGGGAATCTGTCCTGCCTGCAGCATTTGCTTTGAAATTATTATTTTAGCAATGCTGGGCTGAGCAGGGGCAGCTGACTGGGGTGGTGGTGTTGGGACAGAGGGTGGAGTTGGTGCTTGGGTACTAGTGGGTGTAGATGGTGAAGAAACACACTGTGGAACACTAGAAGCTGTCACAACAGAGGGGGATGGAACCGGTGATTCTGAGAGTACAGCTGGTGCAGCAGGAGGGTCCAACTCCAACGTGTCAACAAcaacctgtttaaaaaaaataaaaagacattaAAAGATACAGTACTAGAGACTTTGATATCTCACGAGATCCTGTTCACTAAGTGCCTAGCACTGAATATACACCCCCGGACATGAAATATTCATAGCCCCTGTTTCATTCACGCCCCTCTGGCGGATTACCTCAATCATCAGAGGAACTACAAACCACTAGATCTCAGGAACTGCGGGCTGATTGACACAAAGAAAAAGCATACTTACCTAGCCATGGTCCCCCCTCAGCTCCCATTGGGCTCAGTCTGGTCCCCAGATCTTTGCAGCAGTGTCCTGtcttagccagtgattggcttagcAGCCAGGTCCTGCACCGAGTGCTCCTCTCAAATGCAGGAAAGAGAAGATCAGGGGACTTGACAGTCTAATGAAATCTGCAGGGGACCAGGGCTGGGTAAGTATGCCTTATTTTACATGCCCTACCACCATAGTAATTTTTATAGAGTTTTCAGAATATACCTTTAAATGACACTAGTTTCTACAAATGTGTAAATATGAAGCCACAATTAGTGGTACAAAAGAATGGAGTCACATAAATATGTACATTGAATGCTATCCCCACActtaaattcttttatttttcttcatagGAGTTTAATACAAACTTTTAATGACTTTTACAGCCTCTATAGTGCACATTGAGCTGTATTTTTTTCCTCTATGTTTACACAGCCTATATGATTCTACCTTGTAGACTGCCttgtccaccaagttcaacctcaaaccctactgtgttaatcCAGAGAAATGCAagacatgaggctgatgccaaatgCCCCATAATAGAAAAAAATTCCTTGCCAACcttaatatggcaatcagaataaatccctggatcaatgttctatccacataaatctcaTATACATACCGTaactcctaataatatatatatatatatatatatatatatatatatatatatatatatatatatatacacacacacatacatacatatatatatacacatacatacatatatatatacacacatacatttttttttttttttagaaaaaacatccaggcccccccctTGTTTATTAAGGGAGACATCACAACATAATGTGGCAGAGAGTGCCATAGTCTCACAGCTCATAAAAGATATTACCAAATAAATTAACTCAGTTGAAAAATAGGGCTCCAGCGTTTAAGCACAAACTAGCTGAGATGGAGAGGGTTTCAGCTTAATCTCAAAAGTATATACTCTAATTGTACAGACTCGCCCACTACATCCCTGCTTATTTGGTTCCTTAGATAGGGCAATAtgcagtactataagcagtaggGGAAGGGGGATGTAATCCTGTACTTCATAAGACAGAGACATCCTGTTAATACAGGAGAACAAGCTGTAGACTATTGATCATACGGATGTTTATTACCTGTGACATTTGGTTTTCCTTGTACAAAGCCAAAGCCTTCAGATATTCCTTTTTTGCAGCCTCTGTTTTTCTTTTGTAAACCTTAAAACAAATAAGTACTGAGAAAGTCTTTTTTCATCAAAACCTAATATATAGatcaacaattaaaaaaaaaaaaaaaaaaattctcagagCTCTGGTTTAAAACAAAACCCTCAAGTCTGTTCTATATTACCTGCTTTTGCTCTTCCCCAagactgtcccacatagaagccACAATTTTGGATACCTCCCCAAACGTGGCATTAGGATTTTGTCCCTTGATGGCTGCTTGCGTATCACGGAAGAACAAGGCATATGCAGAAAGTGGTTTTTGAGGCTCATtgggatttttcttttttctctttttagatGCTTTCTGTTTCTTTGCTTGTTCAACAACAATATTCTTAGGGGCAGTTATCTGCAAGTAAAAAAGTAGACACAGCAATGTGAAACTGAAGTGTGCAGAAACCTGAAAAATAATATGCCACGGTAACATGATACTACTACAACATGTCTCCTAAAAACTATGACAAGTACAAAGTGgtactgaaaaaaacaaaaacacattgttattaaagcgtacctgtcagatccaacacagaaaaatatatacattacttagtacctaatcctgaccatgtacatttaaatttttatgcctccatcacctatatttattataaaaatccctctttccattagctcacagtgtttgaAATCCTCTAAGGGGAAGGGGCAGGTCCCTCCttagtggtggtgggaggtgattggtgtgtctgctcatgcagccttgtccatgaatcatggacaaaactgatactgctgcaggactggttagtgtcccagtaggtacggggacccctagtggtgggattttcaggagttgtttctttatttaatattcaaaaaaaaaggtaacaaccacattaaaaatggtatttagtTTTCATCagaaacaacatataaaaagcttttggatctgacagtgcccctttaataacTGATGCAGcttttgtatttattaattcAAACCCAATCAGCAACTTAAAGTTAGTGTAACACCATAAAACTCACCCTTCTAAAGTCTTCCATGTCTTCATCATGCAGTGAACTTGTTGGAGAAGGGGTAGGAGAAAGATGATCCTCAGGAGACTGAACTGGAGGTAAAATTGTACCACCGCCAAGGCTCAAGCCAAGCTGGGAGCTCAGCTCCGACTGG
Above is a genomic segment from Hyla sarda isolate aHylSar1 chromosome 1, aHylSar1.hap1, whole genome shotgun sequence containing:
- the TOX4 gene encoding TOX high mobility group box family member 4 isoform X1, whose product is MDLHFFSGLDNDSTDGGTVLLSGEEGPSYSTDSSSLLPTHHVFSLYGQSKFPGGNDSYLTITGSGHPFLTGTETFHTPNLGDEEFEIPPISLDSDPSLAVSDVVGHFDALGDPTGVQDAGFGAQYGVQTLDMPVEMTHEVMEQTGGLLGSGLTMDLDHPIVTTYSANPPVTIDVSMTDLSSGLLAHSQLTTIDQSELSSQLGLSLGGGTILPPVQSPEDHLSPTPSPTSSLHDEDMEDFRRITAPKNIVVEQAKKQKASKKRKKKNPNEPQKPLSAYALFFRDTQAAIKGQNPNATFGEVSKIVASMWDSLGEEQKQVYKRKTEAAKKEYLKALALYKENQMSQVVVDTLELDPPAAPAVLSESPVPSPSVVTASSVPQCVSSPSTPTSTQAPTPPSVPTPPPQSAAPAQPSIAKIIISKQMLQAGQIPTSIAMSQGMVTVIPATMVTSRGLPLHQLQPSPQARITRSVFQAAMQLPPRLQPPPLQQMQQPPRLQQMAPAQQPSITILQSPPPLQPMQKVRLSMHQPPPLQIKIIPPPLQPQPQTVQVQAKTIPIINVPTSPEVSVSPEHVEVLTEVVQEESPPSQMDVELVSGSPPHSPSPQPRCIRSGCENPPIDCKDWDNEYCSNECVVKHCRDTFTAWVAGRNQGTLASVK
- the TOX4 gene encoding TOX high mobility group box family member 4 isoform X3, which gives rise to MEFPGGNDSYLTITGSGHPFLTGTETFHTPNLGDEEFEIPPISLDSDPSLAVSDVVGHFDALGDPTGVQDAGFGAQYGVQTLDMPVEMTHEVMEQTGGLLGSGLTMDLDHPIVTTYSANPPVTIDVSMTDLSSGLLAHSQLTTIDQSELSSQLGLSLGGGTILPPVQSPEDHLSPTPSPTSSLHDEDMEDFRRITAPKNIVVEQAKKQKASKKRKKKNPNEPQKPLSAYALFFRDTQAAIKGQNPNATFGEVSKIVASMWDSLGEEQKQVYKRKTEAAKKEYLKALALYKENQMSQVVVDTLELDPPAAPAVLSESPVPSPSVVTASSVPQCVSSPSTPTSTQAPTPPSVPTPPPQSAAPAQPSIAKIIISKQMLQAGQIPTSIAMSQGMVTVIPATMVTSRGLPLHQLQPSPQARITRSVFQAAMQLPPRLQPPPLQQMQQPPRLQQMAPAQQPSITILQSPPPLQPMQKVRLSMHQPPPLQIKIIPPPLQPQPQTVQVQAKTIPIINVPTSPEVSVSPEHVEVLTEVVQEESPPSQMDVELVSGSPPHSPSPQPRCIRSGCENPPIDCKDWDNEYCSNECVVKHCRDTFTAWVAGRNQGTLASVK
- the TOX4 gene encoding TOX high mobility group box family member 4 isoform X2, whose product is MQKLEIHRQKKTRSLGSNYQQPGTGAGHRRHVGKLKFPGGNDSYLTITGSGHPFLTGTETFHTPNLGDEEFEIPPISLDSDPSLAVSDVVGHFDALGDPTGVQDAGFGAQYGVQTLDMPVEMTHEVMEQTGGLLGSGLTMDLDHPIVTTYSANPPVTIDVSMTDLSSGLLAHSQLTTIDQSELSSQLGLSLGGGTILPPVQSPEDHLSPTPSPTSSLHDEDMEDFRRITAPKNIVVEQAKKQKASKKRKKKNPNEPQKPLSAYALFFRDTQAAIKGQNPNATFGEVSKIVASMWDSLGEEQKQVYKRKTEAAKKEYLKALALYKENQMSQVVVDTLELDPPAAPAVLSESPVPSPSVVTASSVPQCVSSPSTPTSTQAPTPPSVPTPPPQSAAPAQPSIAKIIISKQMLQAGQIPTSIAMSQGMVTVIPATMVTSRGLPLHQLQPSPQARITRSVFQAAMQLPPRLQPPPLQQMQQPPRLQQMAPAQQPSITILQSPPPLQPMQKVRLSMHQPPPLQIKIIPPPLQPQPQTVQVQAKTIPIINVPTSPEVSVSPEHVEVLTEVVQEESPPSQMDVELVSGSPPHSPSPQPRCIRSGCENPPIDCKDWDNEYCSNECVVKHCRDTFTAWVAGRNQGTLASVK
- the TOX4 gene encoding TOX high mobility group box family member 4 isoform X4, whose protein sequence is MPVEMTHEVMEQTGGLLGSGLTMDLDHPIVTTYSANPPVTIDVSMTDLSSGLLAHSQLTTIDQSELSSQLGLSLGGGTILPPVQSPEDHLSPTPSPTSSLHDEDMEDFRRITAPKNIVVEQAKKQKASKKRKKKNPNEPQKPLSAYALFFRDTQAAIKGQNPNATFGEVSKIVASMWDSLGEEQKQVYKRKTEAAKKEYLKALALYKENQMSQVVVDTLELDPPAAPAVLSESPVPSPSVVTASSVPQCVSSPSTPTSTQAPTPPSVPTPPPQSAAPAQPSIAKIIISKQMLQAGQIPTSIAMSQGMVTVIPATMVTSRGLPLHQLQPSPQARITRSVFQAAMQLPPRLQPPPLQQMQQPPRLQQMAPAQQPSITILQSPPPLQPMQKVRLSMHQPPPLQIKIIPPPLQPQPQTVQVQAKTIPIINVPTSPEVSVSPEHVEVLTEVVQEESPPSQMDVELVSGSPPHSPSPQPRCIRSGCENPPIDCKDWDNEYCSNECVVKHCRDTFTAWVAGRNQGTLASVK